In one Fodinicola acaciae genomic region, the following are encoded:
- a CDS encoding sugar ABC transporter ATP-binding protein: protein MTSQTRGTGSPILAMRGIAKEFPGVRALTGVSMDVRAGEVHALLGENGAGKSTLCNILSGVFTDYDGTIELAGEEADIHHPKDAQSLGIGMIHQELNLVPELSIADNIFLGREPRTRWGTVNRPVMYEESRKLLAELGLRLDPRRLVRTCQIAEQQLIEVAKALSLNVRVLIMDEPTSALADAEVRLLFAVIRRLVARGVAVVYISHRLEELYEIADRVTVLRDGGYIGTRDMAATDRAELIRMMVGRPIGEIFQRSNGKPTGGERLTVRDLSLPADPRAGRVALHDVSLDVRAGEIVGLAGLMGAGRTEVLEAVFGVFGRSVRGALTLDGRPYKAKSPNHAIRRGVALVAEDRKTQSLVLGNTVRFNASLAALGQFRKWSGVDARAERTAVAEQVTSLRVKTPSLNSTVANLSGGNQQKVVLAKCLLTKPKVLLLDEPTRGIDVGAKAEISELVNKLAAAGTGILMASSELPELLGMCDRIVVLCEGRITAELTRDEATQEKILEAAMARQTVSSAIPAPSLRKDL, encoded by the coding sequence ATGACATCACAAACCCGAGGAACCGGGTCACCGATCCTGGCGATGCGTGGCATCGCCAAGGAGTTTCCCGGTGTCCGCGCGCTCACCGGCGTGTCGATGGACGTACGCGCCGGTGAGGTGCACGCCCTGCTCGGCGAGAACGGCGCCGGCAAGTCGACCCTGTGCAACATCCTGTCCGGCGTCTTCACCGACTACGACGGCACCATCGAGCTGGCCGGCGAGGAAGCCGACATCCACCATCCCAAGGACGCGCAGTCGCTCGGCATCGGGATGATCCACCAGGAGCTCAACCTGGTGCCGGAGCTGTCCATCGCGGACAACATCTTCCTCGGCCGCGAGCCGCGGACCCGCTGGGGCACGGTCAACCGGCCGGTGATGTACGAGGAGTCGCGCAAGCTGCTGGCCGAGCTCGGCCTGCGGCTGGACCCGCGGCGGCTGGTGCGCACCTGCCAGATCGCCGAGCAGCAGCTCATCGAGGTGGCCAAGGCGCTGTCGCTGAACGTCCGCGTGCTGATCATGGACGAGCCGACCTCCGCGCTGGCCGACGCCGAGGTGCGGCTGCTGTTCGCGGTCATCCGCCGGCTGGTCGCGCGCGGCGTCGCGGTCGTCTACATCTCGCACCGGCTCGAGGAGCTGTACGAGATCGCCGACCGGGTCACCGTGCTGCGCGACGGCGGCTACATCGGCACGCGGGACATGGCGGCCACCGACCGCGCCGAGCTGATCCGGATGATGGTGGGCCGGCCGATCGGCGAGATTTTCCAGCGCTCCAACGGCAAGCCCACCGGCGGCGAGCGGTTGACCGTACGCGACCTGTCGCTGCCGGCCGATCCGCGCGCCGGCCGGGTCGCGCTGCACGACGTGTCGCTGGACGTACGCGCCGGCGAGATCGTCGGCCTGGCCGGCCTGATGGGGGCCGGCCGCACCGAGGTGCTGGAGGCCGTCTTCGGTGTCTTCGGCCGCTCCGTACGCGGCGCGCTGACGCTGGACGGCAGGCCGTACAAGGCGAAATCGCCCAACCACGCGATCCGGCGCGGTGTCGCGCTGGTCGCCGAGGACCGCAAGACGCAGAGCCTGGTGCTCGGCAACACCGTACGGTTCAACGCCAGCCTGGCCGCGCTCGGCCAGTTCCGGAAGTGGTCCGGCGTGGACGCCAGGGCGGAGCGAACCGCGGTCGCCGAGCAGGTCACCAGCCTGCGGGTGAAGACACCGAGCCTGAACAGCACGGTCGCCAACCTCTCCGGTGGCAACCAGCAGAAGGTCGTACTGGCCAAGTGCCTGCTCACCAAGCCGAAGGTGCTGCTGCTGGACGAGCCGACCCGCGGCATCGACGTCGGCGCCAAGGCGGAGATCTCCGAGCTGGTCAACAAGCTCGCGGCGGCCGGCACCGGCATCCTGATGGCCTCCTCGGAGCTGCCGGAGCTGCTCGGCATGTGCGACCGGATCGTCGTGCTCTGCGAAGGCCGGATCACCGCCGAGCTGACCAGGGACGAGGCGACACAGGAAAAGATCCTCGAGGCGGCGATGGCGCGGCAGACAGTGTCCAGCGCCATCCCGGCTCCGAGCCTTCGGAAGGACTTGTAG
- a CDS encoding thymidylate synthase, whose product MPDTQYEDLLRHVLDSGARKADRTGTGTRSIFGHQLRYRLSDGFPLITTKKVHFRSIAYELLWFLRGDGNVTWLQDNGVTIWDEWAAPDGDLGPVYGVQWRSWPTPDGGHVDQIGEVLRTLRDNPDSRRIIVSAWNVSDIPRMALPPCHAFFQFYVADGRLSCQLYQRSADLFLGVPFNIASYALLTHMIAQQVGLGVGDFVWTGGDCHIYDNHEQQVRTQLARDARPFPTLSLKPADSLFDYTYEHISVDGYDPHPGIKAPVAV is encoded by the coding sequence ATGCCGGACACGCAGTACGAAGACCTGCTCCGCCACGTCCTGGACAGCGGAGCGCGCAAGGCGGATCGCACCGGCACCGGCACCAGGTCGATCTTCGGTCACCAGCTGCGCTATCGGCTGTCCGACGGTTTTCCGTTGATCACCACGAAAAAGGTGCACTTCCGGTCGATCGCGTACGAGCTGCTGTGGTTCCTGCGCGGCGACGGCAACGTCACGTGGCTGCAGGACAACGGCGTGACGATCTGGGACGAGTGGGCCGCGCCAGATGGTGATCTCGGACCGGTCTACGGCGTGCAGTGGCGGTCGTGGCCGACGCCGGACGGCGGTCACGTCGACCAGATCGGCGAGGTGCTGCGTACGCTGCGCGACAACCCCGACTCGCGGCGGATCATCGTGTCGGCGTGGAACGTGTCCGACATCCCCCGGATGGCGTTGCCGCCCTGCCACGCGTTCTTCCAGTTCTACGTGGCCGACGGCCGGCTCTCCTGCCAGCTCTACCAGCGCAGCGCCGACCTGTTTCTGGGCGTGCCGTTCAACATCGCCAGCTACGCCCTGCTCACGCACATGATCGCGCAGCAGGTCGGCCTCGGTGTCGGTGACTTCGTGTGGACCGGCGGCGACTGCCACATCTACGACAACCACGAGCAGCAGGTCCGCACCCAGCTCGCGCGCGACGCGCGGCCGTTTCCGACGCTGAGCCTGAAGCCGGCGGACAGCCTGTTCGACTACACGTACGAGCACATCTCGGTCGACGGCTATGACCCGCATCCGGGCATCAAGGCGCCAGTGGCGGTGTGA
- a CDS encoding ABC transporter permease, with amino-acid sequence MAGTGTGSGTTATVAATPTGGERWKRVLSTLGSLQGYVGLALVLILGIATKGDVFLSQANITNAVGAFASRGILAVGETLVILAAGIDLSVGSMLGLASLVSALLLVNADMPPWVILPVCTVAGAAMGFCNGAGATWLRIQPFVMTLATLSVFRGLDRQISNNVSVGTQVAGPTGKLSEHADQFQLFGTPGHNLFTGVLGAGVYYPVLAFVITCVVFQLILSKTTFGRHIYAVGGNETAARLSGINVDRVKIGVFTICGLLAGFAGPIDAAYSASADPLAGSGYELDVIAAVVIGGAALAGGRGSIVGTFVGVLILTLLDNVLGLNAVSDNLQLIIKGLIVVVAVVLQRPDLISSFAAFLRRTFGRTTASAPSGQTTGSKS; translated from the coding sequence TTGGCTGGCACAGGCACTGGCAGTGGTACGACCGCGACGGTCGCCGCGACGCCGACCGGCGGCGAGCGCTGGAAGCGCGTGCTGTCCACGCTCGGCTCGCTGCAGGGCTACGTCGGCCTGGCGCTCGTACTGATCCTCGGCATCGCCACCAAGGGCGACGTGTTTCTCAGCCAGGCCAACATCACCAACGCGGTCGGCGCGTTCGCCTCACGCGGCATCCTGGCGGTCGGCGAGACGCTGGTGATCCTGGCCGCCGGCATCGACCTGTCGGTCGGCTCGATGCTCGGCCTCGCCTCGCTCGTTTCGGCTCTGTTGCTGGTCAACGCCGACATGCCGCCGTGGGTGATCCTGCCGGTGTGTACGGTGGCCGGCGCGGCGATGGGGTTCTGCAACGGCGCCGGCGCGACCTGGCTGCGGATCCAGCCGTTCGTGATGACGCTGGCCACCCTGTCGGTGTTTCGCGGCCTGGACCGGCAGATCAGCAACAACGTCAGCGTCGGCACCCAGGTGGCCGGACCGACCGGCAAGCTCAGCGAGCACGCCGACCAGTTCCAGCTTTTCGGTACGCCCGGCCACAACCTGTTCACCGGCGTACTCGGTGCCGGGGTCTACTACCCCGTGCTGGCGTTCGTCATCACCTGTGTCGTCTTCCAGCTGATCCTGTCCAAGACGACCTTCGGCCGGCACATCTACGCGGTCGGCGGCAACGAGACCGCGGCGCGGCTGTCCGGCATCAACGTCGACCGGGTGAAGATCGGTGTGTTCACGATCTGTGGCCTGCTGGCCGGTTTCGCCGGTCCGATCGACGCCGCTTACAGCGCGTCCGCGGACCCGCTGGCCGGCAGCGGCTACGAGCTGGACGTGATCGCCGCGGTGGTGATCGGCGGCGCCGCGCTCGCCGGTGGCCGCGGCAGCATCGTCGGCACCTTCGTCGGCGTACTCATCCTGACGTTGCTCGACAACGTCCTCGGCCTGAACGCGGTCAGCGACAACCTGCAGCTGATCATCAAGGGCCTCATCGTGGTCGTCGCCGTGGTCCTGCAGCGGCCCGACCTGATCTCCAGCTTCGCCGCTTTCCTGCGACGAACGTTCGGCCGTACCACAGCGTCAGCGCCTTCGGGCCAGACAACCGGGAGTAAGTCGTGA
- a CDS encoding Clp protease N-terminal domain-containing protein, producing MVDAYGGKQPFTVVMKAALHEARRRGDRRLGTEHLLLGLLHAPESAPAKALGVDLSAAREALDELDRAALLAIGIDTRDFQPVGQPPLGKRPPVSSAARAILGKAVGATTLRTRRLAPKFLLKELLATRSPDPAADLLASMHIDKAYVLSALEKSN from the coding sequence ATGGTGGACGCGTACGGCGGCAAACAACCGTTCACGGTGGTGATGAAGGCGGCGCTGCACGAGGCGCGGCGGCGTGGCGACCGGCGGCTCGGCACCGAGCACCTGCTGCTCGGCCTGCTGCACGCACCTGAGTCGGCACCGGCGAAGGCTCTCGGCGTCGATCTGTCGGCCGCGCGCGAGGCGCTGGACGAGCTGGACCGGGCGGCCCTGCTGGCGATCGGCATCGACACGCGCGACTTCCAGCCGGTCGGCCAGCCGCCCCTCGGCAAGCGTCCACCGGTGTCGTCGGCCGCTCGCGCCATCCTCGGCAAGGCGGTGGGCGCGACGACCTTGCGTACGCGCCGCCTCGCTCCGAAGTTCCTCCTCAAAGAGTTGCTGGCGACGCGATCGCCGGATCCGGCCGCCGATTTGCTGGCGTCGATGCACATCGACAAGGCGTACGTTCTTTCGGCATTAGAGAAAAGCAACTAG
- a CDS encoding FAD-dependent monooxygenase encodes MSIQTDTFDVVICGAGPTGLLVACELALAGARPVVLDRRPEPSALPKANGIIGQPVRLLAMRGLLNGQRYMTALPAFPFGDVPVRLYDCKVPGLLMPQPELEALLARRATELAVAVRRGHELVDFQHDETVHVTVSSAADTYTLSCGYLVGCDGGRSVVRERCGIGFPGSVDPEVLRLGHFRVPTATGDYTAAGWQIPGFGRLERGWNRTAAGAVLAMSLQPGVLIVGIREPGTITDDSPLTMPELHATARRVIGAELPVDDPIWLSRVVTQSRLADRYRDGRVFVAGDAAHLFPAGGALTVCLADAANLGWKLAAALRGRTDLLDTYESERRPVAARALAQTKAQAALSSATGPYADALRTFVGELVAYDDPRRHVGRLLDGSDVRYPTDVDHQLAGTFVPNLPLDLSSGRPVLVNQPVPDQWRDRVDAAPGTYDCPPMLVRPDGYVAWAGEDSVGLQSALAYWFDR; translated from the coding sequence ATGTCAATTCAAACTGACACCTTCGACGTGGTGATATGTGGTGCTGGACCGACCGGCCTGCTGGTGGCTTGCGAGCTGGCGCTGGCCGGTGCCCGACCGGTTGTCCTGGATCGGCGGCCAGAGCCGAGCGCGCTGCCGAAAGCCAACGGCATCATCGGCCAGCCGGTGCGGCTGCTCGCGATGCGCGGCCTGCTCAATGGTCAGCGATACATGACGGCGCTGCCGGCGTTTCCGTTCGGCGACGTGCCGGTGCGGTTGTACGACTGCAAGGTCCCCGGCCTGCTGATGCCCCAGCCAGAGCTGGAGGCCTTGCTGGCGCGGCGTGCGACCGAGCTCGCTGTGGCCGTACGCCGCGGCCATGAGTTGGTCGACTTCCAGCACGACGAGACGGTGCATGTAACCGTGTCCAGCGCGGCCGACACGTACACACTGAGCTGTGGTTACCTGGTCGGCTGCGATGGCGGACGCAGCGTCGTACGGGAGCGGTGCGGGATCGGATTCCCCGGCTCGGTCGATCCGGAAGTGCTGCGCTTGGGTCATTTCAGGGTGCCGACGGCGACCGGTGACTACACCGCCGCCGGCTGGCAGATCCCGGGCTTCGGCCGGCTCGAGCGAGGCTGGAACCGTACGGCCGCCGGTGCCGTGCTGGCGATGTCGCTGCAGCCGGGCGTGCTGATCGTCGGCATCCGCGAGCCTGGCACGATCACCGACGACTCACCGCTGACCATGCCGGAGCTGCACGCCACCGCTCGCCGCGTGATCGGCGCGGAGCTGCCGGTCGACGACCCGATCTGGCTGTCGCGGGTGGTCACGCAGTCGCGGCTGGCTGACCGCTATCGGGACGGCCGGGTCTTCGTCGCCGGCGATGCCGCGCACCTGTTCCCGGCCGGTGGTGCGCTCACGGTGTGCCTGGCCGATGCGGCCAACCTCGGCTGGAAGCTGGCGGCGGCGCTGCGCGGCCGCACCGACCTTCTCGACACCTATGAGAGCGAGCGCCGGCCGGTCGCCGCACGTGCACTGGCCCAGACGAAAGCGCAGGCCGCACTGTCCAGCGCTACCGGACCGTACGCCGATGCGCTCCGCACCTTCGTCGGCGAGCTCGTGGCGTACGACGATCCACGCAGGCACGTCGGGCGGCTGCTGGACGGCTCGGACGTGCGCTATCCGACGGACGTGGATCACCAGCTGGCCGGCACCTTCGTCCCCAACCTGCCGCTCGACCTGTCCAGCGGCCGGCCGGTGTTGGTCAATCAGCCCGTTCCGGACCAGTGGCGCGACCGTGTCGATGCCGCGCCGGGCACGTACGACTGTCCGCCGATGCTGGTCCGGCCGGACGGCTATGTGGCCTGGGCCGGTGAGGACAGCGTCGGCCTTCAGAGCGCGTTGGCGTACTGGTTCGACCGCTGA
- a CDS encoding helix-turn-helix domain-containing protein, with translation MDNPLSEQLRSTDPAVALRAVGALHRLAEQVEAAAVRRAREQGWSWEQIGDALGVSRQSAHAKHGK, from the coding sequence ATGGACAACCCGCTGTCCGAACAGCTCCGCTCGACCGACCCGGCCGTCGCGTTGCGCGCCGTCGGCGCGTTGCACCGGCTGGCCGAGCAGGTCGAGGCCGCCGCGGTCAGGCGTGCCAGAGAGCAGGGCTGGTCGTGGGAACAGATCGGCGACGCGCTCGGGGTGTCCCGGCAGTCGGCACACGCGAAGCACGGAAAGTGA
- a CDS encoding dihydrofolate reductase, with protein sequence MIGVEWAQSSNGVIGRDGVLPWHLPEDMAHFRTLTAGATVLMGRRTWESLPPRFRPLPGRRNLVLSRRPQDGVETFADLSQALAAASGDVWVMGGAAVYEAALPYADRIVVTEIQESFDGDTYAPKIGREPDTVGDWQESSTGLHYRFLTWG encoded by the coding sequence GTGATAGGCGTCGAGTGGGCCCAGTCGTCCAACGGTGTGATTGGCCGTGACGGCGTGCTGCCCTGGCATCTGCCCGAGGACATGGCACATTTCCGGACGCTGACCGCTGGCGCGACCGTGCTGATGGGCCGGCGTACGTGGGAGTCGCTGCCGCCGCGGTTCCGGCCGCTGCCGGGCCGGCGCAACCTGGTGCTGTCGCGCAGGCCGCAGGACGGCGTCGAGACCTTCGCCGACCTGTCGCAGGCGCTCGCGGCCGCGTCCGGAGACGTCTGGGTCATGGGTGGCGCGGCCGTGTACGAGGCGGCGCTCCCGTACGCGGACCGGATCGTGGTCACCGAGATCCAGGAGAGCTTCGACGGCGACACGTACGCGCCGAAGATCGGCCGCGAGCCGGACACGGTCGGCGACTGGCAGGAGTCGTCCACCGGCCTCCACTATCGCTTTCTGACCTGGGGTTAG
- a CDS encoding PadR family transcriptional regulator: MASDIRITVAVERVLAAMLTDADADHYGLELMKLTGLASGSLYPILLRLRKAGWVEARWEEIDPVAEGRPPRRYYRLTPEGVRNATRATAKRESRPARTETKLARVAW; this comes from the coding sequence ATGGCTAGTGACATACGCATAACGGTCGCGGTCGAGCGCGTACTCGCCGCGATGCTGACCGATGCCGACGCCGACCACTACGGGCTCGAGCTGATGAAGCTGACCGGTCTGGCCAGCGGCAGCCTCTACCCCATCCTCCTGCGGCTGCGAAAGGCCGGCTGGGTCGAGGCGCGCTGGGAGGAGATCGATCCGGTTGCCGAGGGCCGGCCGCCGCGGCGCTATTACCGGCTCACGCCCGAAGGCGTACGCAACGCGACGCGCGCGACGGCGAAGCGGGAGTCGCGGCCGGCTCGCACCGAAACGAAGCTCGCGAGGGTCGCGTGGTGA
- a CDS encoding amidohydrolase family protein, with the protein MIIDVHSHFFRDHSHFTESFVAQSSRSRTEPVDLRVRWEDYLASAPEGTRTIVFGAKARLSGQWVDDEIVAEYAAAHPEHLIGFMALDPTQPGWQEEMKVAHQSLGLRGIKLMPMYAGFDPSDELCDPLWTYAQEHQLPVLLHTGTTFVSQAPIAYARPALLDPVATRFPELRMILAHLGHPYEGECIAVVRKHPHVYADVSALVYRPFQLWRALMLVQEYGVWDKILFGTDYPFTTVNETVDGLRAVAAVESPKGLHGIDAAAVESVIFRDTLPLLGLG; encoded by the coding sequence GTGATCATCGACGTACACAGCCACTTCTTCCGCGACCACAGCCACTTCACCGAGTCGTTCGTGGCGCAGTCGTCACGTTCCCGGACCGAGCCGGTCGACCTGCGAGTCCGCTGGGAGGATTACCTGGCCAGCGCACCGGAGGGCACGCGGACGATCGTCTTCGGCGCGAAGGCACGGCTGTCCGGCCAGTGGGTCGACGACGAGATCGTCGCCGAATACGCGGCCGCGCATCCCGAGCACCTGATCGGCTTCATGGCACTCGACCCGACCCAGCCCGGCTGGCAGGAGGAGATGAAGGTCGCGCACCAGAGCCTCGGCCTGCGCGGGATCAAGCTGATGCCGATGTACGCCGGCTTCGACCCCAGCGACGAGCTGTGCGATCCACTGTGGACGTACGCGCAGGAGCACCAGCTGCCGGTGCTGCTGCACACCGGCACCACCTTCGTCTCGCAGGCACCGATCGCATACGCACGACCGGCCTTGCTCGACCCGGTGGCGACGCGCTTTCCGGAGCTGCGGATGATCCTCGCCCACCTCGGCCATCCGTACGAGGGGGAGTGCATCGCCGTCGTCCGCAAGCATCCGCACGTGTACGCGGACGTGTCGGCACTGGTCTACCGGCCGTTCCAGCTGTGGCGCGCGCTGATGCTGGTGCAGGAGTACGGCGTGTGGGACAAGATCCTGTTCGGCACCGACTATCCGTTCACCACGGTCAACGAGACGGTCGACGGGCTGCGCGCGGTCGCCGCCGTGGAGAGTCCCAAAGGCCTGCACGGCATCGACGCCGCGGCCGTCGAGTCGGTCATCTTCCGCGACACGCTGCCGCTGCTCGGTCTCGGCTAA
- a CDS encoding glycoside hydrolase family 172 protein: MLLTVAAALAPASMPAAAASAPSHGPVGWDTYRHPERLTDISGDGRTLQSSSFDRGGGNGDGNSWCLRTTSAGCVIAERSGAGEIDSIWFTRDEGNVTATGAITVELDGKTVLSGSLQDIVNGKKGAPFVYPLVANADQSSGGVYVKVPMPFTSSMRVTVEHGPVYYHVTYRTFADARGISTFDPSDKAEDVIARLKAAGTADPKPAQAGARTRTTTVSLPKGASKTVAAGSGSGAITAISVKIPQLAAPGANTTDITVSDEIIRNTRLQISFDGRRTVDAPLGEFFGSGLGLYPVRALMFGMDPATKTMTAWWQMPYRSNATITLRNNSSLVDIGSAQLSVTTAAARFDSSAGYFHAYSDRTIEKNGQDHTFVDTTGRGRIVGVTQTMEGLIPPNGRGYLEGDERLFVDGSVTPQMYGTGTEDFYESGWYFNRGVDTDPMNGNPAHEIQGLGCVYDCTGAYRLMLAEGPQYGSSVRFGIEHGGYDGDPAVYGSTTYYYAQDNRTLKWTDAVTVGDQNSEKAHGYTGGAAATAVAGTYEGYDVPQPTVTRKVRAATSPVSFKLAISRDNRGVELRRTSDQKDGYQSAAVSVNGVAAGTWLQPLGNPGARWLDDSYDLPAALTAGKSSITVTLTPTAGAPAWTAASYAAVSVLPSTVDTRSPAAVPAATATGTDVNAIDLSWQPATDDTYAPRYQVFASTEPDFAANEDTLLTTTPLLSFSHTDLGTKQTWYYRVRAVDAAGHTGPLSAQVSAVSGAKLRVEAENMPVVSSTAPIGPQGDCCGIHWSNGNQMWFTPHSAPNNAVLEFNVSTTGTYDLSMVLTKAVDYGIVTFALDGQTIGDPYDAFNANAVLITAPLPYGQHQLAAGTHRLTMTVTGKNASATGFFAGIDYLDLKLAT; this comes from the coding sequence GTGCTGCTCACCGTCGCCGCCGCACTGGCGCCAGCCAGCATGCCAGCGGCGGCGGCGAGCGCTCCGTCGCACGGACCGGTCGGCTGGGACACCTACCGCCATCCCGAGCGGCTGACCGACATCTCCGGCGACGGCCGCACGCTCCAGTCTTCCAGCTTCGACCGCGGCGGCGGCAACGGCGACGGCAACTCGTGGTGCCTGCGTACGACCTCGGCCGGCTGCGTCATCGCCGAGCGTTCCGGCGCCGGCGAGATCGACTCGATCTGGTTCACCCGCGACGAAGGCAACGTGACCGCCACCGGCGCGATCACCGTCGAGCTGGACGGCAAGACCGTGCTCTCCGGCTCGCTGCAGGACATCGTCAACGGCAAGAAGGGCGCGCCGTTCGTCTATCCGCTGGTCGCCAACGCCGACCAGTCCTCCGGCGGCGTGTACGTGAAGGTGCCGATGCCGTTCACCAGCTCGATGCGCGTCACCGTCGAGCACGGACCGGTCTACTACCACGTGACCTACCGGACGTTCGCCGACGCTCGCGGCATCTCGACCTTCGACCCCAGCGACAAGGCCGAGGACGTCATCGCCAGGCTCAAGGCCGCCGGCACCGCGGACCCGAAGCCGGCGCAGGCCGGCGCTCGCACGCGTACGACCACCGTCAGCCTGCCGAAGGGAGCCAGCAAGACGGTCGCGGCCGGTTCCGGATCCGGCGCGATCACCGCCATCTCGGTCAAGATCCCGCAGCTGGCCGCTCCCGGCGCCAACACCACCGACATCACCGTCTCCGACGAGATCATCCGCAACACGCGGTTGCAGATCAGCTTCGACGGCCGCCGTACGGTCGACGCGCCGCTCGGCGAGTTCTTCGGCAGCGGCCTGGGGCTCTATCCGGTCCGCGCGCTGATGTTCGGCATGGACCCGGCGACCAAGACGATGACCGCCTGGTGGCAGATGCCGTACCGGTCCAACGCCACCATCACCCTGCGCAACAACAGCTCGCTGGTCGACATCGGCAGCGCGCAGTTGTCCGTGACCACCGCTGCGGCACGTTTCGACAGCTCAGCCGGCTATTTTCACGCGTACAGCGACCGTACGATCGAGAAGAACGGCCAGGACCACACCTTCGTCGACACCACCGGCCGCGGCCGGATCGTCGGTGTCACGCAGACCATGGAGGGCCTGATCCCGCCGAACGGGCGTGGCTACCTGGAGGGCGACGAGCGGCTGTTCGTGGACGGCTCGGTGACCCCGCAGATGTACGGCACCGGCACCGAGGACTTCTACGAGTCCGGCTGGTATTTCAACCGCGGCGTCGACACCGACCCGATGAACGGCAACCCTGCGCACGAGATCCAGGGCCTGGGCTGTGTGTACGACTGCACCGGTGCCTACCGGCTGATGCTGGCCGAGGGTCCGCAGTACGGCTCGTCCGTCCGCTTCGGCATCGAGCACGGCGGCTATGACGGCGACCCGGCCGTCTATGGCTCCACCACCTACTACTACGCGCAGGACAACCGCACGCTGAAGTGGACCGATGCGGTCACGGTCGGCGATCAGAACAGTGAAAAGGCGCACGGCTACACCGGTGGCGCCGCCGCGACGGCGGTGGCGGGCACGTACGAGGGTTACGACGTGCCGCAACCAACCGTGACGCGCAAGGTGCGCGCGGCCACCTCGCCGGTCAGCTTCAAGCTGGCGATCTCGCGCGACAACAGAGGCGTCGAGCTGCGGCGTACGTCCGACCAGAAGGACGGCTACCAGAGCGCGGCGGTCAGCGTGAACGGCGTCGCGGCCGGCACCTGGCTGCAGCCGCTCGGCAACCCGGGCGCGCGCTGGCTGGACGACTCGTACGACCTGCCGGCTGCCCTGACCGCCGGAAAGTCGTCGATCACCGTGACGCTCACGCCGACAGCCGGCGCGCCGGCCTGGACGGCCGCCTCGTACGCGGCGGTGTCGGTCCTGCCGTCCACAGTGGACACTCGATCGCCGGCCGCGGTGCCGGCCGCCACGGCCACCGGCACGGACGTGAACGCCATCGACCTGAGCTGGCAGCCGGCGACCGACGACACGTACGCACCGCGATACCAGGTTTTCGCCTCGACGGAGCCAGACTTCGCCGCCAACGAGGACACGCTGTTGACCACGACCCCGCTGCTGTCCTTCAGCCACACCGACCTGGGCACCAAGCAGACCTGGTACTACCGCGTACGCGCGGTGGACGCCGCCGGCCACACCGGTCCGCTGTCGGCGCAGGTGAGCGCGGTGAGCGGCGCGAAGCTGCGGGTCGAGGCGGAGAACATGCCGGTGGTGTCCTCGACGGCGCCGATCGGGCCGCAGGGTGACTGCTGCGGCATCCACTGGTCCAACGGCAACCAGATGTGGTTCACACCGCACTCGGCACCCAACAACGCCGTGTTGGAGTTCAACGTGAGCACGACCGGCACGTACGACCTGTCGATGGTGCTGACAAAAGCGGTCGACTACGGCATCGTGACCTTCGCTCTGGACGGTCAGACGATCGGGGACCCGTACGACGCCTTCAACGCCAACGCGGTGCTGATCACCGCGCCGCTCCCCTACGGCCAGCACCAGCTGGCCGCCGGCACCCACCGGCTGACCATGACCGTGACCGGCAAGAACGCGTCCGCGACCGGATTCTTCGCCGGCATCGACTACCTGGACCTGAAGCTCGCGACATGA